In Corynebacterium aquatimens, one genomic interval encodes:
- the pheS gene encoding phenylalanine--tRNA ligase subunit alpha, with protein MSIDKPEIELTEENLNRAADEAIASFEAAADLPALEESRRVHLGEQSYIMQARKSLGTLPKDQRKDAGRLVNMARGRVEKRYGEFHGIREAEYREAQLKAERVDVTLPTSRAQAGAMHPITTLSENIADIFIGMGWEVAEGPEVEAEYFNFDALNFIPDHPARTLQDTFYVGKEGSRQVLRTHTSPVQVRTMLERDVPIYIACPGRVFRTDELDATHTPVFHQVEGLAVDKGLTMAHLKGTLDHLAKVLFGPETKTRIRTNYFPFTEPSAEVDVWFPNKKGGAGWIEWGGCGMVNPNVLKAVGIDPEVYSGFAFGMGIERTLQFRNGLTDMRDMVEGDVRFTQPFGVQA; from the coding sequence GTGAGCATTGACAAACCCGAAATTGAACTGACCGAGGAGAACCTGAATCGGGCTGCGGACGAGGCTATCGCGTCCTTCGAGGCGGCAGCTGATCTGCCCGCTCTTGAAGAGTCCAGGCGGGTGCACTTGGGCGAGCAAAGCTACATCATGCAGGCGCGTAAATCGCTGGGCACGCTGCCTAAGGATCAGCGCAAGGACGCTGGGCGGCTTGTGAACATGGCGCGCGGGCGCGTCGAAAAGCGCTATGGCGAATTCCATGGCATCCGCGAAGCGGAATACCGCGAGGCACAACTCAAAGCTGAGCGCGTAGATGTCACGCTGCCAACGTCGCGTGCGCAAGCGGGCGCGATGCACCCGATCACGACGTTGAGCGAGAACATCGCCGACATCTTCATCGGCATGGGCTGGGAGGTCGCCGAAGGCCCGGAGGTCGAGGCGGAGTACTTCAACTTTGATGCGTTGAACTTCATCCCGGATCACCCGGCGCGCACGCTGCAGGACACGTTCTACGTGGGTAAGGAAGGATCCCGTCAAGTGCTGCGCACGCACACCTCGCCGGTACAGGTGCGCACGATGCTAGAGCGGGATGTCCCGATTTACATTGCGTGCCCCGGACGCGTATTCCGCACCGATGAACTGGACGCCACGCACACGCCGGTGTTCCACCAAGTCGAGGGATTGGCTGTGGACAAGGGGCTGACGATGGCGCACCTGAAGGGGACGCTTGACCACCTGGCGAAGGTCCTGTTCGGCCCGGAGACGAAGACGCGCATCCGCACTAACTACTTCCCGTTCACCGAACCCTCAGCTGAGGTTGACGTGTGGTTCCCCAACAAGAAGGGCGGCGCCGGCTGGATCGAGTGGGGTGGTTGCGGAATGGTCAACCCGAACGTGCTGAAGGCAGTTGGCATTGACCCAGAGGTGTACTCCGGTTTCGCATTCGGCATGGGCATTGAGCGCACGCTGCAGTTCCGTAACGGACTGACGGACATGCGCGACATGGTGGAGGGTGACGTTCGTTTCACTCAGCCGTTCGGCGTTCAAGCGTAA
- the argF gene encoding ornithine carbamoyltransferase yields the protein MIQPTTGVRHFLADDDVTPEEQAEILALAAELKAAPFSRRPLEGPKAVAVLFDKTSTRTRFSFYVGIEQLGGTAIVTDSGSSQMGKGETYQDTGAVLSRYVDAIVWRTYAHQNFHDMAETATVPIVNSLSDDLHPCQILADLQTVIENLCPEAGAQGLRGKKAVYLGDGDNNMANSYMIGFATAGMDIAIVAPDGFLPKAEFVDRAQARAKLTGTTVTVTSDLSAVDGADVVITDTWVSMGMEGDGLDRRTPFLPYQVNQAVMDRANKDAIFLHCLPAYRDSEVTADVIDGPQSRVFDEAENRLHAQKALLVWLLERNTKEEINARKQDREVAP from the coding sequence ATGATCCAGCCGACTACTGGCGTGCGTCACTTTCTAGCGGATGATGACGTCACGCCCGAGGAGCAAGCGGAGATCCTTGCTCTTGCTGCGGAATTGAAGGCAGCGCCGTTTAGCCGCCGCCCGTTGGAGGGGCCGAAGGCTGTCGCGGTGCTCTTTGACAAGACGTCCACGCGCACGCGCTTTTCTTTTTACGTAGGCATTGAGCAGCTCGGCGGCACGGCTATCGTGACCGATTCCGGGAGCTCCCAAATGGGCAAGGGTGAGACCTACCAGGACACGGGCGCGGTGCTCAGCCGCTACGTGGATGCGATCGTGTGGCGCACCTACGCGCACCAGAATTTCCATGACATGGCGGAGACCGCCACCGTGCCGATTGTGAATTCGCTGTCGGATGATCTTCACCCGTGCCAGATCCTCGCGGACCTGCAGACCGTGATTGAAAACCTCTGCCCGGAGGCCGGCGCTCAAGGGCTGCGCGGTAAGAAGGCCGTGTACCTCGGCGACGGGGACAACAACATGGCCAACTCCTACATGATTGGCTTTGCCACCGCGGGCATGGACATCGCGATCGTGGCACCGGATGGCTTCCTTCCGAAGGCGGAGTTTGTTGATCGCGCTCAGGCTCGCGCGAAGCTCACCGGCACAACCGTGACGGTGACGTCGGACCTCAGTGCGGTGGACGGCGCGGACGTAGTCATCACCGACACCTGGGTCTCCATGGGTATGGAAGGTGATGGCTTGGACCGCCGCACGCCGTTCCTCCCGTACCAGGTGAACCAGGCGGTCATGGACAGGGCGAACAAGGATGCAATCTTCCTGCACTGCTTGCCCGCGTACCGTGACAGTGAGGTCACCGCGGACGTCATCGATGGCCCGCAGTCCCGCGTGTTCGATGAGGCTGAAAACCGTCTGCACGCCCAGAAAGCGTTGCTGGTGTGGTTGTTGGAGCGCAACACCAAAGAAGAAATCAATGCACGAAAGCAGGACCGCGAGGTGGCGCCATGA
- the argB gene encoding acetylglutamate kinase codes for MHSHLTNEQRAHVLAEALPWLQHFRDKIVVVKYGGNAMIDEDLKSAFAADMVFLRTVGAKPVVVHGGGPQISAMLKRLGLDGGDFVGGFRKTTPEILEVVRMVLFGQVGRDLLGRINSHGPYAVGTSGEDAGLFTAEKRYVDVEGELQDIGLVGTIVDVDPSAVMDIIDAGRIPVVSSIAPGLDGDVYNINADSAAGALAAAIGAERLVVLTNVEGLYTDWPNKDSLVSKIEIEELNEILPDLDSGMIPKMEACMTAVRGGVKAAHVIDGRIPHSVLLELFTMGGIGTMVLPDDYERAHYPDGTVFRKDDLQ; via the coding sequence ATGCATTCACACCTGACTAATGAACAACGCGCCCACGTCCTAGCAGAGGCTTTGCCGTGGTTGCAGCATTTCCGCGACAAGATCGTCGTGGTCAAATACGGCGGCAACGCCATGATCGATGAGGACTTGAAGTCCGCATTTGCAGCCGACATGGTGTTCTTACGCACCGTTGGCGCCAAGCCTGTTGTCGTTCACGGCGGCGGCCCGCAGATCTCGGCGATGCTGAAGCGGTTGGGGCTTGACGGGGGAGACTTCGTTGGCGGCTTCCGCAAAACCACCCCGGAGATCCTCGAAGTCGTGCGGATGGTGCTCTTCGGCCAGGTCGGCCGTGATCTGCTTGGCCGGATTAACTCCCACGGCCCGTACGCAGTGGGCACGTCAGGTGAAGACGCTGGTCTATTCACCGCGGAGAAGCGCTACGTGGACGTTGAAGGTGAGCTGCAAGACATTGGCCTAGTGGGCACAATCGTCGATGTTGATCCTTCAGCCGTGATGGACATTATCGACGCGGGGCGGATCCCGGTTGTCTCAAGTATTGCGCCTGGGCTTGATGGAGACGTCTACAACATCAACGCTGATTCCGCAGCGGGCGCCCTGGCCGCAGCGATTGGTGCGGAGCGCCTCGTGGTCCTGACCAACGTCGAGGGGCTCTACACGGACTGGCCGAACAAGGATTCGCTGGTGTCCAAGATTGAGATCGAGGAATTGAATGAGATCTTGCCGGATCTGGATTCAGGCATGATCCCCAAGATGGAAGCCTGCATGACGGCGGTGCGTGGGGGAGTCAAGGCGGCGCACGTTATCGACGGCCGGATTCCACACTCCGTCCTGTTGGAGCTGTTTACCATGGGTGGCATTGGCACGATGGTGCTGCCGGATGATTATGAGCGGGCGCACTACCCGGACGGAACGGTGTTTAGAAAGGATGATCTTCAGTGA
- a CDS encoding acetylornithine transaminase gives MSNDVSASGASTHEVLLQTYPEPPLKLVSGHGAAVTDEQGKDYIDLLAGIAVNSLGHAHPALVDAVAQQAATLGHVSNLFASDPCLEVGAELIKRFGDDSARVYFCNSGGEANEAAVKIARLTGRPRILAAENGFHGRTMGALSITGQPSKRAPFEPLIPGVQFYRYGDIDHLTELLQLGEGGPESVAAIFLEPIQGETGVIPAPEGFLRKVRELCDEHGILMIVDEVQTGVGRTGAFFAHQHPAILGSTTDENGSSESSPIVPDVVTMAKGLGGGLPIGAVIARGEAAKLFTPGSHGTTFGGNPIACAAATAVLSIIDDGFCRTVARRGEELSATLEKIDGVDHVRGSGLMVGVVLDQPVAKKCVELGYEHGVILNAPSDEVVRLTPPLTITDEELKRGVEGFARALADAIQGTSAKETE, from the coding sequence GTGAGCAATGACGTTTCCGCATCCGGGGCGTCCACCCACGAGGTGCTGTTGCAGACCTATCCTGAGCCGCCGCTGAAGCTGGTGAGCGGACACGGGGCGGCCGTGACTGATGAGCAGGGCAAGGACTACATTGATCTGCTCGCTGGTATCGCGGTGAACTCACTGGGCCATGCCCACCCGGCACTGGTGGATGCTGTTGCGCAGCAGGCAGCAACGCTTGGTCACGTTTCCAACTTGTTTGCTTCCGACCCCTGCCTTGAGGTGGGAGCTGAGCTGATCAAACGTTTCGGTGATGACAGCGCGCGGGTGTACTTCTGCAACTCTGGCGGTGAGGCCAATGAGGCGGCGGTGAAGATCGCGCGCTTGACGGGACGGCCGCGGATTCTCGCCGCGGAGAATGGCTTTCATGGCCGGACAATGGGTGCGCTCTCAATCACCGGTCAGCCGTCCAAACGCGCGCCGTTTGAACCACTCATTCCGGGCGTGCAGTTCTACCGCTACGGCGACATCGATCACCTCACGGAACTTCTTCAGCTCGGTGAGGGCGGCCCGGAATCAGTAGCCGCGATTTTCCTTGAACCGATCCAAGGCGAAACGGGCGTCATCCCAGCCCCCGAGGGTTTTCTGCGGAAGGTCCGCGAGCTGTGCGATGAGCACGGGATCCTCATGATTGTTGATGAGGTGCAGACAGGCGTGGGGCGCACGGGCGCCTTCTTCGCGCACCAGCACCCGGCGATTCTGGGGTCCACGACCGATGAAAACGGGTCGAGCGAATCTTCTCCTATCGTGCCCGACGTGGTCACCATGGCGAAGGGCCTCGGCGGCGGTCTGCCGATCGGTGCGGTCATCGCTCGCGGGGAGGCCGCGAAGCTGTTCACCCCGGGGTCGCACGGAACCACGTTCGGCGGCAATCCCATCGCGTGCGCGGCGGCAACAGCTGTGCTGAGCATTATCGACGATGGATTCTGCCGTACCGTCGCCCGCCGCGGTGAGGAATTATCCGCGACGCTGGAAAAGATTGACGGTGTTGACCATGTACGTGGATCCGGGCTCATGGTAGGTGTCGTGCTGGACCAGCCCGTCGCTAAGAAATGCGTGGAGCTGGGGTACGAACATGGGGTGATCCTCAACGCGCCGTCTGATGAAGTAGTGCGCCTCACGCCGCCGCTGACGATCACTGATGAGGAACTTAAGCGTGGAGTGGAAGGGTTCGCTAGAGCTTTGGCGGACGCGATCCAGGGCACCAGTGCGAAGGAGACTGAATAA
- the argJ gene encoding bifunctional glutamate N-acetyltransferase/amino-acid acetyltransferase ArgJ: MATTGVTAPEGFSAAAVTAGIKPSGNPDMALVVNNGPRDDAAAVFTRNRVVAAPVKVTRAAVGDSRLRAVLFNAGNANACNGAQGDADAVEMQARAAEALGLSADSVAVCSTGLIGELMPMDKVRAGITDVAGQLGDHGSAAARAIMTTDTVPKEAHVMGSGWSVGGMAKGVGMMAPSLATMLVLITTDAIVPASVLDAALRSAAATTFNTLDIDGATSTNDTVIVMASGASGVEPNEDEFAAVLYEVCLDLMSQLQADAEGVTKRVSISVEGTSTDEQALNAARTIGRDSLVKCAMFGSDPNWGRVLAAVGMAEADMDPDNISVYFNGQAVCLASTGAPGAREVDLSGIDVDVRVDLGTGGQGRATVRTTDLSHAYVEINSAYST; encoded by the coding sequence ATGGCTACAACTGGTGTAACCGCGCCAGAAGGATTTAGCGCTGCGGCTGTCACAGCGGGAATTAAGCCATCGGGCAACCCCGACATGGCGCTCGTTGTTAACAACGGGCCGCGTGATGATGCGGCAGCGGTGTTCACGCGCAACCGCGTTGTCGCGGCGCCGGTGAAGGTAACCCGCGCTGCGGTTGGTGATTCGCGTTTGCGGGCCGTCCTGTTCAACGCTGGTAACGCTAATGCGTGCAACGGAGCGCAGGGCGATGCTGACGCTGTAGAGATGCAGGCGCGCGCGGCGGAGGCGCTGGGGCTCAGTGCCGATTCCGTTGCTGTGTGCTCCACGGGACTGATCGGGGAACTCATGCCCATGGACAAGGTCCGTGCAGGAATCACTGACGTTGCCGGTCAGTTGGGTGATCACGGGTCGGCTGCTGCCCGGGCGATTATGACCACGGATACGGTCCCGAAAGAAGCACACGTCATGGGCAGCGGCTGGTCTGTCGGCGGGATGGCCAAGGGCGTGGGCATGATGGCGCCGTCACTTGCCACGATGCTGGTGTTGATCACTACTGATGCGATCGTCCCGGCGTCGGTACTGGATGCAGCATTGCGCAGTGCCGCCGCAACCACCTTCAATACTCTCGACATTGACGGTGCCACATCCACCAACGACACGGTGATCGTGATGGCGTCCGGCGCGTCCGGCGTGGAGCCTAACGAAGATGAATTTGCCGCCGTCCTCTATGAGGTCTGCTTGGACCTGATGTCCCAACTGCAGGCTGATGCGGAAGGCGTGACTAAGCGCGTGAGCATCAGTGTCGAAGGCACGTCGACTGATGAGCAAGCCCTAAATGCGGCGCGGACGATCGGCCGCGACAGCCTTGTAAAGTGTGCAATGTTCGGTTCTGATCCGAACTGGGGCCGGGTGCTCGCCGCCGTGGGTATGGCGGAGGCAGATATGGACCCTGACAACATTTCGGTCTACTTCAACGGCCAAGCTGTGTGTCTCGCTTCCACCGGTGCGCCGGGTGCGCGTGAGGTGGATCTGTCGGGGATTGACGTAGACGTTCGCGTGGACCTTGGAACCGGTGGGCAGGGACGCGCGACGGTTCGCACCACGGACCTGTCTCACGCCTACGTGGAGATTAACTCGGCGTACTCCACATAA
- the pheT gene encoding phenylalanine--tRNA ligase subunit beta, producing MLISQEWITRLLQAAGNDGWNVTAEEFDAGFVRVGFETEGYEPIEETTGPLVYGRVLNIEELTGFKKPIRYCKVDVGQANGTGEPQGIVCGARNFKEGDLVVVSLPGAVLPGGFAIAARETYDHVSEGMICSAAELGLADKQTSGIITLPDGFGEPGEDAREGLGLADTVFDVNITPDRGYALSARGLTREVASAFNVKYADLAADPSIAGIDVSAVPQPSGDLIPITLEPETKAQRFGLRKVTGIDPNVESPYWMQRELMLSGIRSVNAATDVTNYVMILTGQPMHAFDAEKISGGLRVHNASGGEQFETLDHVKRTLTPNDVVISDDSGIQSLAAIMGGTTSEISDSTTDVYFEAATWDPLTVARSARHHKLSSEASRRFERGVDPAIVEVSLDIACALLQQIAGGEIAVERTLVGDTPVRETISLRQSRPTEIIGVDYSAETIVRRLEEVGCAVTDGEESGVFSVTPPTWRTDLNEPIELIEEIVRLEGLDEIPLELPTPRGGRGLSPVQRRRRAVTHALAYSGYVEIIPTPFMKNDAFDVWGLEDSDPRRAVVKVQNPLDADYGVLATTLLPSMLEAVGRNVARGRNDVALYSVAQVAFTTADQSPMPSVAQRPTQEVLTELLESLPRQQLHAATVASGNKVLAGPWGEGRGYSWEDAIESAQIVAASCGIELEVANAEYLPWHPGRCAELSVVVADGEDETSKQVVGYAGELHPQVLEKLGLPERTCAMEIDLTALPLQERFPAPVLSAFPSLHQDLALVVDEDQPAEAVRRAVAEGAGELLESVELFDVYRSEALGDGKKSLAFGLVFRAPDRTLTDEEASEARLAAASVAKERFGAEMRA from the coding sequence ATGCTGATTTCCCAGGAATGGATTACTCGCCTTCTGCAGGCGGCGGGCAACGACGGATGGAACGTTACGGCTGAAGAATTCGACGCGGGCTTCGTGCGCGTTGGTTTTGAGACCGAGGGGTATGAGCCGATTGAGGAAACCACCGGCCCGCTGGTCTACGGCCGCGTGCTGAACATCGAGGAACTCACCGGTTTTAAGAAGCCGATCCGCTACTGCAAGGTCGACGTCGGCCAGGCCAATGGCACCGGTGAGCCCCAGGGCATTGTCTGCGGTGCGCGCAACTTTAAAGAAGGCGATCTCGTTGTCGTCTCGTTGCCCGGCGCTGTGCTGCCTGGTGGTTTTGCGATCGCGGCGCGCGAAACTTATGACCACGTCTCCGAGGGCATGATTTGCTCAGCAGCGGAACTGGGGTTGGCGGACAAGCAGACGAGCGGCATCATCACGCTTCCCGACGGTTTCGGCGAGCCCGGTGAGGACGCCCGCGAAGGCCTGGGGCTGGCAGACACTGTCTTCGACGTGAACATCACTCCTGACCGCGGCTACGCACTGTCCGCTCGTGGTCTGACACGCGAGGTAGCCTCAGCATTCAACGTGAAATACGCGGACCTTGCAGCAGATCCTTCTATCGCTGGCATCGATGTCAGTGCGGTTCCGCAGCCGAGCGGGGATCTTATTCCGATCACGCTGGAACCGGAAACAAAGGCGCAGCGATTTGGTCTGCGTAAGGTCACCGGCATTGATCCCAATGTTGAATCGCCGTATTGGATGCAGCGTGAATTGATGCTGTCCGGCATCCGTTCCGTCAACGCCGCGACTGACGTGACCAACTACGTCATGATTCTGACCGGTCAGCCGATGCATGCCTTCGACGCAGAGAAAATTTCTGGTGGCCTTCGCGTTCACAATGCTTCGGGTGGAGAGCAATTTGAAACGCTTGATCACGTCAAGCGCACTTTGACGCCTAACGACGTGGTGATTTCTGATGACAGCGGTATCCAATCGCTTGCAGCGATCATGGGTGGAACCACGTCCGAAATTTCCGATTCCACCACCGACGTGTACTTCGAAGCGGCGACGTGGGATCCGCTGACCGTTGCGCGTTCCGCACGCCACCACAAGCTCAGTTCCGAGGCTTCCCGCCGCTTTGAGCGTGGTGTTGACCCGGCCATCGTCGAAGTATCCTTGGACATCGCGTGCGCGCTGCTTCAGCAGATCGCCGGGGGAGAAATTGCCGTCGAGCGAACCCTTGTGGGGGATACCCCGGTGCGAGAGACCATTTCCCTGCGCCAGTCGCGTCCTACAGAAATCATTGGCGTGGACTACTCCGCAGAGACGATCGTTCGCCGTTTGGAAGAAGTCGGTTGTGCCGTGACTGACGGGGAAGAATCCGGTGTCTTTTCCGTCACGCCGCCGACATGGCGGACTGATCTGAATGAGCCGATTGAGCTGATTGAGGAGATCGTTCGCCTTGAAGGCCTCGACGAGATTCCGCTCGAGCTCCCTACGCCGCGCGGCGGTCGTGGGCTGTCGCCTGTGCAACGCCGTCGCCGGGCCGTAACGCACGCGCTTGCATATTCCGGCTACGTGGAGATCATCCCGACGCCGTTTATGAAGAACGATGCTTTTGATGTTTGGGGTCTGGAAGACTCTGATCCGCGACGTGCCGTGGTGAAGGTTCAAAACCCGCTGGACGCGGACTACGGGGTGTTGGCTACAACGCTGCTGCCCTCCATGCTGGAGGCGGTTGGCCGAAACGTCGCGCGCGGTCGAAATGATGTGGCGCTGTACTCCGTGGCGCAGGTGGCGTTCACAACCGCCGATCAGTCGCCCATGCCTTCCGTAGCCCAACGCCCGACCCAAGAGGTTCTCACTGAACTGCTTGAGTCACTGCCGCGCCAGCAGCTGCACGCGGCCACCGTTGCGTCTGGAAACAAGGTGTTGGCTGGACCATGGGGCGAGGGCCGTGGCTACTCATGGGAGGATGCGATTGAATCCGCTCAGATTGTCGCAGCATCGTGTGGAATCGAGCTTGAAGTAGCTAACGCTGAGTACCTGCCGTGGCACCCGGGCCGATGCGCCGAGCTATCGGTGGTGGTTGCAGATGGTGAAGATGAAACTTCTAAGCAAGTCGTTGGTTACGCCGGCGAATTGCACCCACAGGTCCTGGAAAAGCTGGGGCTGCCAGAACGCACGTGCGCGATGGAAATTGACCTGACTGCGTTGCCACTGCAGGAGCGCTTCCCGGCGCCAGTCCTGTCCGCGTTCCCGTCCCTGCACCAAGACTTGGCGCTCGTCGTTGATGAAGACCAACCGGCGGAGGCGGTTCGCCGCGCTGTTGCTGAGGGGGCTGGGGAGCTCCTTGAAAGCGTTGAACTCTTTGACGTCTACCGATCTGAAGCGCTGGGCGACGGCAAGAAGTCGCTTGCGTTTGGCCTGGTGTTCCGCGCACCGGATCGCACATTGACTGATGAGGAAGCATCGGAGGCGCGCCTTGCGGCGGCGTCGGTTGCTAAGGAGCGTTTCGGCGCTGAGATGCGTGCGTAG
- the argC gene encoding N-acetyl-gamma-glutamyl-phosphate reductase: protein MSLSVAVAGATGYAGGEILRLLLGHPRYLSGELTIGALTGNSNAGQPVAELMPHLPQLADRVIEPTTVEVLSGHDVVFLGLPHGFSGAIGAALPDDVVVLDCAADFRLESKSDWEDYYGSDHAGSWPYGIPEIPGRREQLAGSTRIAVPGCFPTGATLAALPALIENLVEPDLNVVSVTGVSGAGKKASVGMLGSETMGSLKAYNTAGKHRHIPEMIQNIASVTGTRVNLSFTPILAPLPRGILTTVTAAVVDGVTESYVREVYERFCADEPFLHLLPLGSQPQTQNVVGSNMCHIQVEVDQRAGKVLITSAIDNLTKGTGGAAVQCMNIAMGFDETEGLPQAAVAP, encoded by the coding sequence ATGTCTTTATCTGTTGCGGTAGCTGGCGCCACCGGTTACGCGGGTGGGGAGATTCTCCGGTTGCTGTTGGGCCACCCGCGGTACCTTTCAGGCGAACTCACTATCGGCGCGCTGACTGGAAACTCCAATGCAGGTCAGCCGGTCGCTGAGCTGATGCCGCACTTGCCGCAGTTGGCGGATCGTGTCATCGAGCCGACCACCGTGGAGGTTCTCAGCGGGCACGATGTGGTGTTCCTGGGACTTCCGCATGGTTTTTCCGGTGCAATTGGGGCTGCTTTGCCGGACGACGTTGTGGTACTGGATTGCGCTGCGGATTTCCGACTGGAATCCAAGAGTGATTGGGAGGACTACTACGGGTCGGATCACGCGGGGTCATGGCCGTACGGGATTCCGGAGATACCCGGTCGGCGGGAACAACTGGCGGGGTCCACGCGGATCGCTGTGCCCGGGTGTTTCCCCACTGGTGCCACATTGGCGGCGCTACCGGCGCTGATCGAGAATTTGGTTGAACCTGATTTGAACGTCGTGTCCGTGACGGGGGTATCCGGCGCGGGAAAGAAAGCCTCCGTGGGGATGCTCGGATCGGAGACCATGGGCTCGCTCAAGGCCTACAACACCGCTGGTAAGCACCGCCATATTCCGGAGATGATCCAGAATATTGCCAGCGTAACCGGCACGAGGGTGAATTTGAGTTTCACGCCGATTCTCGCGCCGCTGCCGCGCGGAATTCTCACCACCGTTACCGCTGCGGTGGTCGACGGCGTGACGGAATCGTATGTGCGCGAGGTCTACGAGCGCTTCTGTGCAGACGAGCCATTCCTCCACCTGCTTCCGCTTGGCAGCCAGCCGCAGACTCAGAACGTTGTGGGTTCGAACATGTGCCACATCCAAGTGGAGGTTGATCAACGAGCGGGCAAAGTGCTGATCACGTCCGCCATTGACAACCTGACCAAGGGCACTGGTGGTGCGGCTGTTCAGTGCATGAATATCGCAATGGGTTTTGATGAGACCGAAGGGCTGCCCCAGGCAGCTGTGGCTCCGTAG
- a CDS encoding arginine repressor, with the protein MTAPNSRTVRQAKILTILEHTRVSSQVQLSELLLDEGIDITQATLSRDLDELGAKKVRPTGGGRSYYAVGAEAQSFQASPKGPRDKLRRMLSELVVSVDYTGNMAVLRTPPGAAQYLASYIDRVGLDEVVGTIAGDDTIFVLAREPKTGKDIADHIAGTRDEEALNTKE; encoded by the coding sequence ATGACCGCACCGAATTCACGCACCGTCCGCCAAGCGAAGATCCTGACGATTCTTGAGCACACGCGTGTTTCTTCCCAGGTTCAGCTTTCAGAGCTGCTTCTCGACGAAGGGATTGACATTACTCAGGCGACCTTATCGCGTGACCTGGATGAACTAGGGGCAAAGAAGGTTCGCCCCACCGGCGGCGGGCGCTCGTATTACGCCGTGGGCGCGGAAGCACAATCCTTCCAGGCATCCCCGAAGGGACCCCGCGACAAACTTCGTCGTATGCTCTCCGAGTTGGTCGTCAGCGTCGATTACACCGGAAACATGGCGGTACTGCGCACCCCGCCTGGCGCCGCGCAATACCTCGCCAGCTACATTGACCGCGTGGGTCTTGATGAAGTCGTCGGTACCATCGCTGGCGACGACACAATTTTCGTTCTTGCGCGCGAACCAAAAACAGGCAAAGACATAGCAGACCACATTGCGGGGACCCGCGATGAAGAAGCACTCAACACCAAGGAGTAG
- a CDS encoding argininosuccinate synthase, translating to MTNRVVLAYSGGLDTSVAIPYLAEMTEGEVVAVSLDLGQGGEDMESVRKRALECGAVESIVVDARDEFANEYCLPTIKANGMYMKQYPLVSAISRPLIVKHLVEAAKEFGGTHVAHGCTGKGNDQVRFEVGFVNQDPNLKIIAPARDYAWTRDKAIAYAEGKDLPIEQSKSSPFSIDQNVWGRAVETGFLEDLWNPPTKDLYAYTDEPSIGNAPDEVIISFESGVPTAIDGRKVTVLEAIEEMNRRAGAQGIGRLDMVEDRLVGIKSREVYEAPGAIALITAHEALEDVTIERELARYKRLIDARWSEEVYDGLWFAPLKRSLDAFIESTQEHVTGDIRMVLHAGTATVNGRRSDHSLYDFNLATYDTGDTFDQSHAKGFVKLHGLSSEIANKRDREAGVTLD from the coding sequence ATGACTAATCGCGTTGTTCTCGCATACTCGGGCGGCCTAGACACGTCTGTCGCCATTCCGTACCTCGCCGAAATGACTGAAGGCGAAGTCGTTGCTGTTTCTCTGGACCTCGGCCAGGGCGGCGAAGACATGGAGTCCGTTCGCAAACGCGCGCTGGAGTGTGGCGCTGTCGAGTCCATCGTCGTTGATGCCCGCGATGAATTTGCTAACGAGTACTGCCTGCCCACCATCAAAGCCAACGGCATGTACATGAAGCAGTACCCGCTGGTGTCTGCGATTTCCCGTCCCCTCATTGTCAAGCACCTCGTTGAGGCAGCCAAGGAATTCGGCGGCACGCACGTCGCCCACGGATGCACTGGTAAGGGCAACGACCAGGTTCGTTTTGAAGTTGGCTTTGTCAACCAGGACCCGAACCTGAAGATCATCGCCCCGGCCCGCGACTACGCGTGGACGCGCGACAAGGCTATCGCCTACGCGGAGGGCAAGGACCTGCCGATTGAGCAGTCGAAGTCCTCTCCGTTCTCCATTGACCAGAACGTCTGGGGCCGCGCGGTGGAAACCGGTTTCTTGGAGGACCTGTGGAACCCGCCCACAAAGGACCTGTACGCATACACCGACGAGCCGTCGATTGGTAATGCTCCCGATGAGGTCATCATTTCCTTCGAATCCGGTGTGCCTACCGCAATCGACGGCCGCAAGGTCACCGTGCTCGAAGCCATCGAGGAAATGAACCGCCGCGCTGGTGCCCAGGGCATCGGCCGTTTGGACATGGTGGAAGACCGCCTGGTGGGCATCAAGTCCCGCGAGGTCTACGAGGCCCCGGGCGCTATCGCTTTGATCACCGCCCACGAGGCACTCGAGGACGTCACGATCGAGCGCGAGCTCGCGCGCTACAAGAGGCTTATCGACGCCCGGTGGAGCGAGGAAGTCTACGACGGTCTGTGGTTTGCTCCGCTCAAGCGCTCCCTTGATGCCTTCATCGAGTCCACCCAGGAGCACGTCACCGGTGACATCCGCATGGTTCTCCACGCCGGCACCGCGACCGTCAACGGCCGCCGCTCCGACCACTCGCTGTACGACTTCAACCTGGCAACGTACGACACCGGCGACACCTTCGACCAGTCCCACGCCAAGGGCTTTGTCAAACTCCACGGCCTGTCCAGCGAGATTGCAAACAAGCGCGATCGCGAAGCGGGCGTGACGCTGGACTAA